In a genomic window of Dyadobacter fermentans DSM 18053:
- a CDS encoding response regulator transcription factor has translation MATVLFIEDEPALGMIVKDSLTYRGFEVLYAANGVEGLEQFRLHRPDIVVADIMMPDMDGFTMAEHIRRDDPHVPIMFLTARSQTADVVRGFELGGNDYLKKPFSLEELIVRINALLRAGAHRSTGNGTFKIGRYSFDPAKQRLSLDGREIALSHREAELLRRLYLQRNEVLGRSEVLMELWGDDSFFNGRSLDVFITKLRRHLREDPKIQIINIRGRGYKLVL, from the coding sequence ATGGCTACGGTATTATTCATCGAGGACGAACCAGCGCTGGGCATGATCGTGAAAGACAGCCTCACTTACAGGGGCTTTGAAGTGCTGTATGCTGCCAACGGAGTCGAAGGGCTGGAACAATTCCGGCTGCACCGGCCCGACATCGTCGTAGCCGACATTATGATGCCCGATATGGACGGCTTCACCATGGCCGAGCATATCCGCCGAGACGATCCGCACGTTCCGATCATGTTCCTCACGGCCCGCTCGCAAACCGCCGACGTGGTGCGCGGCTTCGAGCTGGGCGGGAACGATTACCTCAAAAAGCCATTCAGCCTCGAAGAGCTCATTGTGCGCATTAATGCCCTCCTGCGTGCCGGTGCGCACCGCAGTACCGGCAACGGAACATTCAAAATCGGGCGGTATTCGTTCGATCCGGCCAAGCAAAGGCTCTCATTGGACGGCCGGGAAATTGCCTTGTCGCACCGCGAAGCCGAACTCCTGCGCCGACTTTACCTGCAACGCAACGAGGTGCTCGGCCGCAGCGAAGTGCTCATGGAACTCTGGGGCGACGATTCCTTCTTCAACGGACGCAGTCTCGACGTATTCATCACCAAACTCCGCCGTCACCTGCGGGAAGATCCTAAAATCCAGATTATCAATATCCGAGGCAGAGGTTACAAGCTGGTACTTTGA
- a CDS encoding sensor histidine kinase, translating into MTNRRIRSIFWLMTACIVAINAFQGYWLWTTYKLNRQQFGNVVQDALFQVIEGQQIDEARKLFRPGAPGPPALPGSQVVVRRMDANGSGSRFYYKFNNDSVTIAPADTLARRISRYVVQDWADGGQVDMRKVYSAYRQELQRRNIDAAFLLDTLYILPNPGSNNVIVFNGLRKQTDSRFSTLPLPINPVKHLFVQATFETPVPYLLKRMGWLLGCSVLLLLLTTGCFVFMLRTILRQKKLSEIKNDFINNMTHELKTPIATVSAAVDAMLHFGALKDPRKAEEYLHVSQNNLQRLSDLVEKVLNLAVDEKQELEFHTEPVSLAELLCELVADHRIKSPKTVTFNMHIPFGTTVNVDKVHFGNVLNNLIDNAIKYSYERVTISFDFQRERQGWQLTVTDNGIGIPKAYQASVFDRFFRVPTGDLHQVKGFGLGLAYVRQVVEKHGGSISLASEPGKGSAFVLKF; encoded by the coding sequence ATGACGAACCGCCGCATCCGTTCCATTTTCTGGCTGATGACCGCCTGCATTGTAGCGATCAATGCATTCCAGGGATATTGGCTTTGGACGACCTATAAGCTGAACCGTCAGCAGTTTGGCAATGTGGTCCAGGATGCGCTGTTTCAGGTGATCGAAGGGCAGCAGATCGACGAGGCCCGCAAGCTATTCAGGCCGGGTGCCCCGGGGCCGCCGGCATTGCCGGGATCGCAGGTAGTGGTCAGGCGGATGGATGCAAACGGCTCAGGATCAAGATTTTATTATAAGTTCAATAACGACAGCGTCACCATCGCCCCGGCGGACACGCTTGCGCGCCGCATTTCCAGGTATGTCGTGCAAGACTGGGCCGACGGCGGACAGGTGGACATGCGGAAGGTGTACTCGGCCTACCGCCAGGAATTGCAGAGGCGAAACATCGACGCCGCTTTCCTGCTCGATACCCTCTACATCCTGCCTAACCCCGGCTCCAATAACGTGATCGTTTTCAACGGTTTGAGGAAGCAGACCGACAGTCGTTTCAGCACGCTGCCGCTGCCGATTAACCCGGTGAAGCATTTGTTTGTACAGGCTACCTTCGAAACACCCGTGCCCTACCTGTTGAAAAGAATGGGCTGGCTGCTAGGCTGTTCGGTGCTGCTGCTGCTGCTCACGACGGGTTGCTTCGTGTTTATGCTGCGGACGATCCTACGCCAGAAAAAGCTGTCGGAAATCAAAAATGATTTTATCAATAACATGACCCACGAGCTCAAAACGCCCATCGCGACCGTCTCTGCGGCAGTGGATGCGATGCTGCATTTCGGGGCTTTGAAAGATCCGCGAAAGGCCGAAGAATACCTGCATGTTTCTCAAAACAACCTCCAACGGCTGTCCGACCTCGTCGAAAAAGTGCTGAACCTGGCTGTGGACGAGAAACAGGAGCTGGAATTCCATACCGAGCCGGTGAGCCTGGCCGAACTGCTGTGCGAGCTCGTGGCCGACCATCGCATCAAATCACCTAAAACGGTGACTTTCAATATGCATATCCCGTTTGGCACTACGGTGAATGTCGATAAGGTCCACTTCGGAAATGTGCTGAACAACCTGATCGACAATGCGATCAAGTATTCCTACGAGCGCGTCACCATCTCATTCGATTTTCAGCGAGAGCGGCAGGGCTGGCAGCTCACGGTCACCGACAACGGCATTGGCATTCCCAAAGCATATCAAGCCTCGGTTTTCGACCGGTTCTTTCGCGTGCCCACCGGCGACCTTCATCAGGTAAAAGGCTTTGGCCTCGGCCTGGCGTATGTGCGGCAGGTGGTGGAAAAGCATGGCGGGAGCATCAGTCTGGCGAGCGAGCCGGGGAAGGGGAGTGCATTTGTATTAAAATTCTGA